The proteins below come from a single Pichia kudriavzevii chromosome 2, complete sequence genomic window:
- a CDS encoding uncharacterized protein (PKUD0B11550; similar to Saccharomyces cerevisiae YLR281C; ancestral locus Anc_6.76) — MLLFKHSKQLIRSCVHVPRYFTSCLPRWDDSKIVVERPGPASPLKELQRLNISIPKANKMPSRPTISESDIEEKFIKGGSGKGGQKINKTNSKVQLTHIPTGIVVTSQATRSREQNRKIARQILASKIEDMEKGVLSRNQIVIARKQMVKQRAKRKSKAKYAKLAEDKKKKEGDVKVEETEEGVVVIVEDVVNDNNGCNSKQ, encoded by the coding sequence ATGCTATTGTTCAAACATAGCAAACAGTTAATCAGATCATGTGTTCATGTTCCACGCTATTTTACATCGTGCCTGCCAAGATGGGACGACAGTAAGATTGTAGTAGAGCGCCCTGGACCGGCATCACCACTAAAAGAATTGCAAAGATTGAACATCAGTATTCCCAAGGCAAACAAAATGCCCTCAAGACCAACTATATCGGAATCGGACATCGAGGAAAAGTTCATAAAGGGAGGGTCAGGTAAAGGTGGACAGAAGATCAATAAGACCAATTCTAAAGTTCAGTTGACTCACATACCAACTGGGATAGTTGTTACATCACAGGCCACTAGATCAAGAGAGCAGAACAGGAAAATTGCAAGGCAAATTTTAGCTTCTAAGATTGAAGATATGGAGAAGGGTGTGTTGAGTCGTAACCAAATCGTCATAGCCAGGAAACAAATGGTCAAGCAACGCGCTAAAAGAAAGTCCAAGGCGAAATACGCCAAACTTGCAGAAgataagaaaaagaaagaaggtGATGTTAAAGTAGAAGAAACCGAAGAAGGCGTAGTGGTTATCGTCGAAGATGTTGTAAATGACAACAATGGCTGTAATAGTAAACAATAA
- a CDS encoding uncharacterized protein (PKUD0B11530) codes for MLTKPQLQDLVQRRRDVQDLDLEWYLKQKNEILELIIELKNGNRDVLNDERISELEKNIQLGKKKTELGLELELKKYHMTLKEVENYDNQIRSILTEYIISAAAKYKQLNEKIDYAKKVLESRERLNNIITEYFSKTKIISLSLRELKELFEKESTELDMILESGRLVKEDKNEALNNIYEFKFSKNSSFTLSTTELSSKIKEQIATCNEVSASIEHSRQIWKEATAKLISLLDRIDEEVTL; via the coding sequence ATGCTTACGAAACCCCAATTGCAGGATTTAGTACAACGACGTAGAGATGTCCAGGATCTTGATTTGGAATGGTACTTGAAACAGAAGAACGAGATTCTAGAGTTGATTATcgaattgaaaaatggtaaCAGGGATGTTCTCAATGACGAACGCATAAGTgaattagagaaaaatattcaactaggtaaaaaaaagactGAGTTAGGATTGGAGTTAGAGCTCAAAAAATACCATATGACTTTAAAAGAGGTTGAGAATTATGATAACCAGATAAGGTCTATATTAACGGAATATATAATTTCAGCGGCTGCTAAGTATAAGCAACTGAATGAGAAAATAGACTATGCGAAGAAAGTATTAGAAAGTAGAGAAAGGCTGAATAATATAATTACCGAATATTTCAGCAAGACCAAAATAATCAGCTTGTCACTCCGTGAGTTGAAAGAgctatttgaaaaagagtCAACGGAATTAGACATGATCCTCGAATCTGGAAGACTGGTCAAGGAAGATAAAAACGAGGCCCTGAACAACATATACGAATTCAAATTTAGTAAAAACAGTTCCTTTACCCTGTCTACTACAGAATTGTCGTCGAAGATCAAGGAACAAATAGCAACATGCAATGAAGTGTCTGCTAGTATTGAACACTCTAGGCAAATATGGAAAGAAGCAACAGCTAAATTGATATCACTTCTTGATAGAATTGACGAGGAGGTTACTTTATAA
- a CDS encoding uncharacterized protein (PKUD0B11520; similar to Saccharomyces cerevisiae YNL290W (RFC3); ancestral locus Anc_3.69), giving the protein MSTENLPWVEKYRPQCLDDVYGQGETVSTIRRFASEGRIPHLLFYGPPGSGKTSTIIALAKELYGKNYRNMVLELNASDDRGIDVVRDQIKNFASTRQIFTTGFKLIILDEADAMTNVAQNALRRVIEKFTKNTRFCILANYSNKLNPALLSRCTKFRFSPLSDDAVLSRIEMVAKLEKLNLADDAKHSLVRLSRGDMRKALNVMQSCKSSLSNPEDQVDADMIYDCIGAPKPRSIELIFDAIIKNDWSDAYSTMTKIRNIEGLALIDLISAFVEIIDRYDLKPQTRAQLLTGLSDIEYGISRGGNTKIQSTALIGCIKNALEYEA; this is encoded by the coding sequence ATGTCTACAGAAAACTTACCATGGGTGGAAAAATATAGACCACAGTGTCTAGATGACGTTTATGGTCAAGGTGAGACAGTTTCCACAATCCGTCGTTTTGCATCTGAAGGTAGAATTCctcatcttcttttttatgGACCACCAGGTAGTGGTAAGACATCTACGATCATAGCATTGGCAAAAGAACTATACGGTAAAAACTACCGGAACATGGTCTTGGAACTGAATGCCAGTGATGATAGGGGTATTGACGTGGTTAGAGatcaaattaaaaattttGCAAGCACAAGGCAGATTTTTACAACAGGGTTTAAATTGATTATATTAGACGAAGCCGATGCAATGACAAACGTTGCACAAAATGCGCTTCGTAGAGtgattgaaaagtttacGAAAAACACCAGATTTTGTATATTGGCTAATTACTCAAACAAGCTAAATCCTGCATTGTTATCTCGTTGTACTAAGTTTAGATTTTCTCCATTATCAGACGACGCAGTATTGAGTCGAATTGAAATGGTAGCTAAGTTGGAGAAACTAAATTTGGCAGATGATGCCAAGCATTCACTTGTTCGTCTAAGCCGTGGTGATATGCGTAAAGCTCTAAATGTTATGCAATCATGTAAATCCTCATTAAGCAACCCAGAAGACCAAGTTGACGCAGATATGATTTATGACTGTATAGGTGCACCAAAACCAAGATCAATTGAATTAATATTTGATGcaataatcaaaaatgaTTGGTCTGATGCTTATTCAACCATGACTAAAATAAGAAACATTGAAGGTTTGGCACTGATTGATTTGATATCTGCATTTGTCGAAATTATTGACAGATATGATTTGAAACCTCAAACAAGGGCACAGTTGTTAACAGGATTATCCGATATCGAATATGGCATTTCTAGAGGGGGTAATACCAAAATTCAATCTACCGCCTTGATAGGTTGTATAAAAAACGCCCTAGAGTATGAAGCTTAA
- a CDS encoding uncharacterized protein (PKUD0B11540; similar to Saccharomyces cerevisiae YLR439W (MRPL4); ancestral locus Anc_4.320) has protein sequence MVSVARFSTTASTCARAPTGYRINRNIKLRKPILPTINNITVKDDHPLWQFFHNKTFVRPAEELETQGRAWTVQDLRKKSFEDLHALWYVCLKEMNKILRESHIYEDIQSSKVQQCMNFQEKLNNSMLAIRQVLTEREAALANARDEFKVVGKDYLEEFKQNYLNSENVETDEWFDKLERLQYAIFGIHSTYESVVINEKFLEGVRYISSLYTAKFETQLPENERIGKLRDIVEVYKIFENGSTLEGFKTAADAIFEYRESELVIPPSKEIQVIQSLVNEKIEEANQIAEPESSQSAQA, from the coding sequence ATGGTTTCTGTGGCACGCTTCAGTACGACTGCTTCTACCTGTGCGAGAGCACCAACGGGATACAGAATCAACCGGAACATCAAGTTGAGAAAACCAATATTGCCAACtatcaataacatcacTGTCAAGGACGATCATCCCCTATGGCAATTTTTCCATAACAAAACCTTTGTGCGTCCAGCAGAAGAGCTGGAAACCCAGGGTAGAGCTTGGACTGTTCAGGATCttagaaaaaaatcttttgaagatttgCACGCATTATGGTATGTCTGTTTGAAGGAGATGAATAAAATATTAAGAGAAAGTCATATCTACGAAGATATCCAATCTTCCAAAGTTCAACAATGCATGAACTTCCAGGAGAAGCTAAATAATTCTATGCTTGCCATTAGACAGGTTTTAACAGAGAGAGAAGCAGCATTAGCTAACGCAAGGGATGAATTCAAGGTAGTCGGTAAGGATTATTTAGAAGAATTCAAGCAAAACTACTTGAACAGTGAAAACGTTGAAACTGATGAATGGTTTGACAAATTGGAGAGGCTGCAGTATGCCATTTTTGGTATTCACTCCACTTACGAGTCTGTCgtcatcaatgaaaaatttttagAGGGTGTCAGATACATCTCCTCGTTATACACCGCTAAATTTGAGACACAATTACCAGAAAACGAACGAATTGGTAAATTGAGAgacattgttgaagttTATaagatttttgaaaacGGCTCAACTTTGGAGGGCTTTAAGACGGCGGCCGACGCTATTTTCGAGTACAGAGAGAGTGAATTAGTTATTCCTCCTTCTAAAGAAATTCAAGTCATTCAATCATTGGTCAAcgaaaaaattgaagaagccAACCAAATAGCTGAGCCTGAATCTTCCCAGTCTGCACAGGCTTAg